The genome window GCGGCCACGACCGACGATGGCTTCAGCGCGGCGGTTGGCGTCAGCAGCCGGGTGTTCACGCAGGTGAGTTGCCATCAGGCCTCCAACGCCGCCGCACTCGTCACCGCGGCCTGAAACGTCAGGTCGCTCCGCCCGAGCGCTTGAGAATATTGACTCGCGCCTGGCCTCGCGATTGCGCTCGAAGTTCAAACCATCCGGATTCTCCGGAGAGTTGCGTCCTCAGCGGATCACCGGTCAGTTGGGCGTCTGCCTTCGAGCGAGGCGTTCCTTTTCGTCCGCGAAGCCATGTACTGCGGCTGCTCTTCGGTCGGCGACGCGTCGGGTAACGTGAGACAAAGACCTGATTGTCAGGGAGTGTTCCCGTTGCGTAGTGGACTCCTCGGCGTCCTTGACCGGCGCACGGGACGATACCAATCAGGTCGGATTCGTCGTCGAGCGCCACGTTGTCGCGGAGGTAGCTCAGGTAAGTTCATCTGCCCCGCGTCTCGTGGCCGAAGCTACCGATCTTGAGATCGACTGCAATCAAGCAGCGCAGGCGCCGATGGAAGAAGAG of Lysobacterales bacterium contains these proteins:
- a CDS encoding DUF1016 family protein — encoded protein: LFFHRRLRCLIAVDLKIGSFGHETRGR